One genomic window of Kosmotoga olearia TBF 19.5.1 includes the following:
- a CDS encoding S-layer homology domain-containing protein has product MKLKILAPLMIFVLLAGFAFAAVYTDVSPSHWAYDSIVRLTDLGILSGISEGGLYYFKGDDPLTRYQAAVLLDKFLTYLEEKGVSGASEAVSGEAIEKIREQLGIFETILKDQKGEYIDLADILGRLEKLEKEVADLQSKGIIPALGEGTDLKKFFDKLQSFGESVAELKRDLEGKFSELSENVNVLEKTLNATLSEIEVNLKTLNESVLGHSNEISGLSKRITAAGNRVATLENKVESLWNLTGSFVKTEEFKALEDRMTGVEAKLSEFVTWKDLGSKLEDYATVKDLEEMNTSISGLQMEVLGLKKRLDKVEESSVSKDSLAPLISELENLKTSTTDLEKEVEKKVESIDKALMFSGNKVDTLEGLKSDVETLKSIVAKLNKNTPEIENALKFLVDDVDTLNSTVTELSSQLVELRKDVPENINLEEIKKRTETAFWVGFGGIVFGIAGIVIGIIAFWYPPSP; this is encoded by the coding sequence ATGAAATTAAAGATCCTGGCTCCCTTAATGATTTTCGTGTTGCTTGCAGGATTTGCTTTTGCGGCCGTTTATACGGATGTTTCTCCGAGTCATTGGGCCTATGATTCCATCGTCAGGCTGACAGATCTCGGTATTTTGAGCGGTATATCTGAGGGAGGACTTTACTACTTCAAAGGGGACGATCCGCTGACGCGTTACCAGGCGGCAGTTCTTCTTGACAAATTTCTCACCTATCTGGAAGAAAAGGGTGTTTCTGGAGCGTCTGAAGCGGTTTCAGGCGAGGCAATCGAAAAGATCAGAGAACAGCTCGGCATTTTCGAAACGATTCTCAAAGACCAGAAAGGCGAATACATCGATCTTGCCGATATTCTCGGCAGGCTGGAAAAACTCGAAAAAGAGGTTGCTGATCTTCAGAGCAAAGGGATTATACCGGCTCTGGGAGAAGGAACCGATTTAAAGAAATTCTTTGATAAACTCCAGAGTTTTGGTGAAAGCGTTGCCGAGCTAAAGCGCGATCTGGAGGGGAAATTCAGTGAATTGTCTGAGAACGTCAATGTTCTCGAAAAGACACTGAATGCCACGTTATCAGAGATCGAGGTCAATCTGAAAACGCTGAATGAAAGCGTTCTCGGCCACTCCAATGAGATCAGCGGGCTTTCCAAAAGAATCACAGCTGCTGGAAATAGAGTCGCAACCCTGGAAAACAAGGTTGAGTCGCTCTGGAATTTAACGGGCAGTTTTGTTAAAACAGAAGAGTTCAAGGCCCTTGAAGACAGGATGACCGGGGTAGAGGCTAAGCTCTCTGAGTTTGTTACCTGGAAGGATCTTGGCAGCAAACTCGAAGACTACGCCACAGTCAAAGATCTTGAAGAAATGAACACGAGCATTTCAGGGCTTCAGATGGAGGTTCTGGGATTAAAGAAGCGTTTGGATAAGGTGGAGGAATCCTCTGTTTCCAAAGATAGTCTTGCTCCTTTGATAAGTGAACTTGAAAACCTGAAAACTAGCACTACTGATCTGGAAAAGGAAGTAGAAAAAAAAGTAGAATCTATTGATAAGGCTTTAATGTTTTCGGGAAATAAAGTGGATACACTGGAAGGATTAAAATCAGATGTTGAGACTTTGAAAAGTATTGTTGCGAAGCTTAACAAAAACACGCCTGAGATTGAAAATGCCTTAAAATTCTTGGTGGATGATGTTGATACTTTGAATAGTACTGTAACTGAATTGAGTAGTCAGCTTGTGGAACTTAGGAAAGACGTGCCGGAGAACATTAATCTTGAAGAAATCAAAAAGAGAACGGAGACAGCTTTTTGGGTAGGATTTGGAGGAATTGTCTTTGGAATTGCAGGAATTGTGATTGGTATTATTGCATTTTGGTATCCACCATCACCGTAA
- the ispH gene encoding 4-hydroxy-3-methylbut-2-enyl diphosphate reductase yields MKIVLAESLGFCYGVNRAVEATKRLLKEKRDARVIGDIVHNEIVMKKLKDMGLKVYPDLSSIDFSDTAENSVAIIRAHGASPDVEDFLKRRFGYVVDLTCPIVYNVFSLAKDLEKKGYFIVIFGKKDHAEVKALCGRLNDYLIVEPGYDFETIKAFLREKKPKKVALISQTTMNSESFEKLAEKLLKLEGIEVSVNNTICNVTINREKMAIHLAQTCDAVVVVGGKRSSNTGKLAKIVESHGKRAFHVQNPEQLPDLSIYRKVGIISGTSTPKEQILKILDYIKFTYEGEVIRNGGEV; encoded by the coding sequence ATGAAGATCGTTCTCGCTGAATCACTGGGTTTTTGTTACGGCGTGAATAGAGCCGTTGAAGCGACGAAAAGGCTTTTGAAGGAAAAACGCGATGCCCGGGTAATCGGTGATATTGTTCACAATGAAATTGTGATGAAAAAACTTAAAGATATGGGATTGAAGGTTTACCCGGATCTTTCTTCAATCGATTTCTCTGATACAGCTGAGAATTCCGTGGCGATAATCAGGGCTCACGGCGCTTCACCCGATGTTGAGGATTTTCTAAAAAGGCGTTTTGGGTATGTTGTGGATTTAACCTGCCCGATAGTGTACAATGTATTTAGTTTGGCGAAAGACCTTGAAAAAAAAGGTTATTTTATAGTTATATTCGGAAAAAAAGACCACGCAGAGGTTAAAGCCCTGTGTGGAAGGCTAAATGATTACCTGATCGTTGAACCGGGTTATGATTTTGAAACCATAAAGGCTTTTTTAAGAGAAAAAAAGCCCAAGAAAGTTGCCCTGATTTCCCAAACAACCATGAACAGCGAGAGTTTTGAAAAATTGGCAGAAAAGCTGTTAAAATTGGAAGGCATCGAAGTTTCTGTGAATAACACCATCTGCAATGTAACCATAAACCGCGAAAAGATGGCGATTCACTTAGCACAAACCTGTGATGCTGTGGTGGTTGTTGGTGGTAAAAGAAGTTCAAATACAGGGAAGCTCGCGAAGATTGTCGAAAGCCATGGCAAAAGGGCTTTTCACGTTCAGAATCCGGAGCAGCTTCCGGATTTGTCTATTTATAGAAAAGTCGGTATCATAAGCGGAACATCAACACCGAAGGAACAAATCCTGAAAATCTTGGATTACATAAAATTTACCTATGAAGGGGAGGTTATCCGTAATGGAGGAGAAGTATAA
- the atpC gene encoding ATP synthase F1 subunit epsilon, protein MSLNVSIVTPYAKVWEGEAEYLSFRTPFGEMGFLPQRAPIVAQLAVDVIEIKSKGERLLFAVHGGYILNTREKTLIVADAAERPEDIDIHRAEERVKRAEEILKVERDARKRARANAKMQRHLLRIRVYKEHTQTEHK, encoded by the coding sequence ATGTCCCTGAATGTTTCGATTGTGACGCCCTATGCCAAAGTATGGGAAGGCGAAGCTGAATATCTTTCTTTCAGGACACCTTTTGGAGAGATGGGCTTTTTGCCACAACGCGCTCCCATCGTTGCACAGCTGGCGGTCGATGTAATAGAGATCAAAAGCAAAGGAGAAAGACTCCTTTTCGCCGTTCACGGCGGTTACATTCTGAACACGCGTGAGAAGACGCTTATAGTGGCTGACGCTGCCGAACGTCCGGAAGATATCGATATTCATAGAGCAGAAGAACGCGTAAAACGTGCGGAAGAGATTTTGAAAGTGGAGAGGGACGCGAGAAAACGCGCACGTGCAAACGCAAAAATGCAGAGACATCTTTTAAGAATACGGGTGTATAAAGAACATACACAGACTGAACATAAATAA
- the cmk gene encoding (d)CMP kinase, with the protein MKIAIDGPAGSGKSTVAKMLAERLGFTYVDTGAMYRAVAWKLKQHDIDPDNTDALRELLENTQFSISDSVLCMDGRKIGDEIRTPEISRLSSDVAKIAEVRHFLTAEQRRIAEKGNVIMEGRDIGTVVIPDADLKFFITASPEERARRRYEQLKRLGIEANYDRILNELIQRDRNDSSREIAPLKPAKDAIIIDTTNMTIDEVLDLLVRKVRDKGT; encoded by the coding sequence ATGAAGATCGCAATTGATGGGCCCGCCGGTTCCGGAAAATCAACCGTCGCAAAGATGCTTGCTGAACGGTTGGGATTCACCTATGTGGATACGGGCGCTATGTACAGAGCCGTCGCCTGGAAGCTAAAGCAGCACGACATTGATCCTGATAATACCGACGCCCTTCGTGAATTGTTAGAGAATACGCAATTTTCCATCTCTGACAGCGTTCTCTGTATGGACGGAAGGAAAATCGGCGACGAGATCCGTACGCCGGAGATCTCCAGACTCTCCTCGGATGTCGCTAAAATAGCGGAAGTAAGGCATTTCCTCACCGCCGAACAGCGCCGGATAGCTGAGAAGGGTAATGTTATAATGGAGGGGCGCGATATCGGAACGGTAGTTATACCGGATGCGGATCTGAAGTTCTTCATTACAGCTTCTCCGGAAGAGCGCGCCAGGAGAAGATACGAACAGCTGAAAAGGCTTGGAATCGAGGCAAATTATGATAGAATCCTGAACGAGTTGATCCAGAGAGATCGAAATGATTCTTCCCGGGAAATAGCGCCTTTAAAACCCGCGAAAGACGCTATCATAATCGACACAACGAATATGACAATAGACGAGGTTCTCGATCTGCTTGTTAGAAAGGTCAGGGATAAAGGTACATGA
- the plsY gene encoding glycerol-3-phosphate 1-O-acyltransferase PlsY: MRFIWLAIIGYLFGSIPWGYIIPKLRGIDIRKVGSGNVGGTNVLRNLGGFWGAITMVLDGFKPFIPIMIAKHTFGVSVSDAMMIGFFAGVGHCYPIWLKFKGGKSVAVSVGTISGTKASLVPVFFAVWLPIVLITQYVSLGSILSLAVITILYFLTDSWQTGIWMLALFLLTTYRHRGNIVRLIRGEERKTDLIAAFTKRNKNKKEG; the protein is encoded by the coding sequence ATGAGGTTTATCTGGTTGGCTATTATAGGTTACCTTTTTGGTTCAATTCCTTGGGGATATATAATCCCAAAACTCAGAGGCATAGACATAAGAAAGGTCGGTAGCGGTAACGTCGGCGGTACTAATGTGCTGAGAAATCTTGGAGGGTTCTGGGGAGCCATAACGATGGTTCTCGACGGTTTCAAACCCTTCATTCCTATAATGATTGCCAAACATACCTTCGGGGTAAGTGTGTCCGATGCAATGATGATAGGTTTCTTCGCCGGAGTCGGACACTGTTATCCGATCTGGTTGAAGTTTAAAGGCGGAAAATCTGTTGCCGTAAGCGTGGGAACGATTTCCGGAACAAAAGCCAGCCTCGTTCCAGTGTTTTTTGCAGTCTGGTTACCAATCGTCCTGATCACCCAGTACGTTTCTCTGGGATCTATTTTGAGCCTCGCTGTTATAACCATCCTGTATTTTCTCACAGATAGCTGGCAAACCGGTATCTGGATGCTGGCACTATTCTTGCTTACGACATATCGTCACAGGGGAAATATTGTGAGGCTCATACGGGGCGAAGAACGAAAAACGGATCTGATAGCGGCTTTTACAAAAAGAAACAAAAATAAAAAGGAGGGCTAA
- a CDS encoding S1 RNA-binding domain-containing protein, producing the protein MEEKYNGQNEENLSMEDILKQMDEVDERRGRSKTAEVHSIQPDGLLVILEGKLDGFAPESELVKPLKEYNIGDKIEVQIMKVDEDEGRSVVSEKRIYFRTALKKVENAYKSGEPVTGTILGETKGGYNVKLLNVVPAFLPGSQSGIRRGRPIPEGEQEFKVINFRKKKRGTNIVVSLTAFKEEKVKAYFEALETGSTVEGTIESIKDFGAFVRLTNEVVGLIPASEVSWDPSQKVHDVLNVGDKVTVKVIDVDPEKKKISLSLKQLQEDPWNTVEEKYPVGSVVEGVVKSIVPFGFFVMIEPGVEGLVHISEVFWGNVRRDLKELIREGDRVKVKIKDIDKEKRTLSLSYREALGDPWDNIEEKYKVGEIVDGKVVKVLPTGAIVELEEYVSGFVPVSEMSWNFVDRVEDVVKESSEVKTKILSIDKENRRMRLSLKQATEDPWQKVHTELKVGDYVEGKITRLIKSGAVVMVDGYGVEAFLPASQVAMKRVENLEDAIKIGEHRRFKIIRLVYDPEKDVRNMVVSIKQLLLDKEKEETQKALEELSGEESSTLSLGEKLKEHLEKNSEGEK; encoded by the coding sequence ATGGAGGAGAAGTATAACGGACAGAACGAAGAAAACCTCAGCATGGAGGATATTCTGAAACAGATGGATGAGGTTGATGAAAGAAGGGGGAGAAGCAAAACCGCTGAAGTTCATTCGATTCAACCAGACGGGTTGCTGGTGATCCTCGAAGGAAAGTTAGATGGATTCGCTCCTGAAAGCGAGCTTGTAAAACCTCTAAAAGAGTACAACATCGGTGATAAAATAGAGGTCCAGATAATGAAAGTCGACGAAGATGAAGGGAGAAGCGTCGTCTCCGAAAAGCGTATCTACTTCCGAACTGCTCTAAAAAAGGTAGAAAACGCATACAAAAGCGGCGAACCGGTTACAGGAACCATCCTTGGTGAAACCAAAGGCGGTTACAACGTAAAGCTACTTAATGTCGTTCCGGCTTTCCTTCCAGGCTCTCAGTCTGGAATTAGGCGCGGCAGACCGATTCCCGAAGGCGAACAGGAATTCAAGGTCATAAACTTCAGAAAGAAGAAACGCGGTACCAATATCGTGGTTTCTTTAACCGCATTCAAGGAAGAAAAAGTGAAGGCTTACTTTGAAGCCCTTGAGACGGGTTCAACCGTCGAAGGAACCATCGAAAGCATCAAAGATTTCGGCGCCTTTGTTAGATTAACCAACGAGGTTGTCGGTTTGATCCCCGCGTCTGAGGTGAGCTGGGACCCATCACAAAAGGTTCATGACGTCCTCAATGTTGGTGATAAGGTAACAGTCAAGGTTATCGACGTTGACCCCGAGAAAAAGAAGATTTCTCTGAGTTTGAAACAGTTGCAGGAAGATCCGTGGAACACCGTTGAAGAGAAATATCCCGTTGGTTCCGTCGTTGAAGGTGTTGTAAAGTCAATCGTTCCCTTTGGCTTCTTTGTCATGATTGAACCCGGTGTCGAAGGATTGGTACATATCTCCGAGGTTTTCTGGGGTAATGTTAGAAGAGACCTCAAAGAACTTATAAGAGAAGGAGACAGGGTCAAGGTTAAAATTAAGGATATAGACAAAGAGAAGCGAACTCTTTCCCTGAGCTACCGCGAAGCACTGGGAGACCCCTGGGACAACATCGAGGAAAAATACAAAGTCGGGGAAATCGTCGATGGTAAAGTCGTTAAGGTTCTCCCAACGGGTGCCATCGTGGAGCTTGAGGAATACGTTTCTGGCTTTGTCCCCGTTTCCGAAATGTCCTGGAATTTTGTTGACAGGGTCGAAGACGTTGTCAAGGAATCCAGCGAAGTGAAAACAAAGATCCTGAGCATAGACAAAGAAAATCGACGCATGAGATTGAGTCTAAAACAGGCTACGGAAGATCCGTGGCAAAAGGTACACACTGAACTTAAGGTTGGCGATTACGTAGAAGGAAAAATCACACGGTTGATAAAATCCGGTGCTGTCGTAATGGTTGATGGTTATGGTGTCGAAGCCTTCCTCCCTGCTTCTCAGGTAGCGATGAAGCGAGTTGAAAACCTGGAAGATGCCATAAAGATCGGAGAACACAGGCGTTTCAAGATCATTCGCCTCGTTTATGATCCAGAAAAGGATGTAAGGAATATGGTTGTTTCCATAAAGCAGCTGTTGCTGGATAAGGAAAAAGAGGAGACTCAAAAAGCTTTAGAAGAGCTTTCAGGCGAAGAGAGTTCCACGCTTTCCCTTGGTGAGAAGTTGAAGGAACATCTTGAGAAAAACTCGGAGGGAGAAAAGTAG
- the aspS gene encoding aspartate--tRNA ligase: MKKRTHTCGELRSEHAGKTVVLNGWVDRIRDLGGIKFILLRDRYGFTQVVFDPSNEDVYKTALQLGIEYTISVTGIVRERPKDAVNPKMPTGKIEVLATEVEILSESDTPPIYVNIDDDSSEELKLKYRYLNLRKPKMQRNIIFRHKVVQAVRNYLNKNNFLEIETPVLTKSTPEGARDFLVPSRLRPGKFYALPQSPQLFKQLLMVAGFDRYYQIAKCYRDEDFRADRQPEFTQIDLEMSFADSEDVFAIVEGMLSHTFKETLNVGLTTPFPRLTYEEAMEMYGSDRPDRRYGMELHDVSEAFVGTGFRVISEALGRGEIVKGFLAKGLSSKFSRKRLDEYTAFVKENGLGGLIWIKVEDELRSSILKHCPDEIKKVVERFNAKIGDIIFLAIGKRETVSKALGKLREKLISEEKPEVTGFDILWVTDFPMFSYNEEEGRIEAEHHPFTMPNLGDLDKFGKTEPLKVRSHAYDLVINGYELASGSVRIHRRDIQNRIFEMIGLTHEEAQEKFGFLLEAFKYGPPPHAGIAFGLDRLVAIMVGTSSIRDVIAFPKAASGNDPMTGAPSEVSERQLEELRIKIIDEKDGKKR, from the coding sequence TTGAAGAAGAGAACACATACCTGCGGAGAGTTGAGAAGTGAACACGCTGGAAAAACCGTCGTGTTGAACGGCTGGGTTGATAGGATCAGAGACCTCGGCGGCATAAAGTTCATTTTGCTCAGGGACCGTTACGGTTTCACTCAGGTCGTTTTTGATCCATCCAACGAGGATGTCTATAAGACGGCGCTGCAACTCGGTATCGAATATACTATATCTGTAACGGGCATCGTACGTGAGAGACCGAAGGATGCTGTTAACCCGAAGATGCCAACAGGCAAGATAGAGGTTCTGGCTACCGAAGTCGAGATCCTTTCGGAATCAGATACACCACCCATATACGTTAATATCGATGATGACTCATCTGAAGAGCTAAAACTCAAATACCGATATCTTAATTTGAGAAAGCCGAAGATGCAGAGAAATATAATCTTCAGGCATAAAGTGGTTCAGGCGGTCCGAAATTATCTCAACAAGAACAATTTTCTCGAGATAGAAACACCGGTCCTAACAAAATCAACTCCAGAAGGCGCAAGGGATTTTCTGGTCCCTTCGAGGTTAAGGCCCGGCAAGTTTTATGCTTTACCCCAATCACCCCAACTTTTCAAACAACTCCTGATGGTTGCGGGTTTTGACAGGTATTACCAGATTGCTAAATGTTACCGCGATGAGGATTTCAGAGCTGACAGGCAACCGGAATTCACCCAGATAGATCTTGAGATGTCCTTTGCCGACAGCGAAGACGTCTTTGCCATCGTTGAAGGTATGCTTTCCCACACCTTCAAAGAAACTCTGAATGTTGGGCTAACGACACCTTTCCCCAGGTTAACGTATGAAGAAGCCATGGAAATGTACGGCTCCGATAGACCCGACAGGCGTTACGGAATGGAGCTTCACGATGTGTCTGAAGCCTTTGTCGGAACCGGGTTCAGGGTTATATCGGAAGCCCTGGGACGCGGCGAGATCGTTAAAGGATTTCTCGCAAAGGGGCTTTCATCGAAGTTCTCGCGAAAGAGGCTGGACGAATACACGGCTTTTGTAAAAGAAAACGGACTTGGCGGATTGATATGGATAAAGGTTGAAGACGAACTGAGATCGAGCATATTAAAACACTGCCCCGATGAAATAAAGAAAGTTGTTGAGCGTTTCAATGCGAAAATTGGGGACATAATCTTCCTCGCTATTGGAAAGAGAGAAACTGTGTCTAAAGCGCTGGGCAAGCTGCGAGAAAAACTGATCTCTGAGGAAAAACCGGAGGTTACAGGCTTTGACATACTCTGGGTAACCGATTTTCCAATGTTCTCTTACAACGAGGAAGAAGGCAGGATAGAAGCGGAGCACCATCCCTTCACAATGCCGAACCTTGGAGACCTGGACAAATTCGGTAAAACTGAGCCATTGAAGGTCAGGTCTCACGCTTACGACCTGGTGATAAATGGCTACGAACTGGCAAGCGGAAGCGTCAGAATTCACCGTAGGGATATCCAGAACAGGATATTCGAGATGATCGGTTTAACCCACGAGGAAGCTCAAGAAAAATTCGGGTTTCTTCTTGAAGCCTTTAAATATGGCCCACCACCACACGCCGGCATCGCGTTCGGCCTGGACAGATTGGTGGCTATAATGGTTGGAACCAGTTCCATACGCGATGTTATCGCTTTCCCGAAAGCGGCAAGCGGTAACGATCCTATGACCGGAGCCCCATCAGAGGTATCAGAACGTCAACTTGAGGAACTGAGAATCAAGATAATCGATGAAAAGGATGGGAAGAAAAGATGA
- the der gene encoding ribosome biogenesis GTPase Der, translating to MATVLIVGRPNVGKSTLFNRLVGGRRAIIDDQPGVTRDFVFGRVFWQHKSFEVVDTCGLFDSPKDIIEEKMKEVTLALLSEGDLLLFVVDGRKGLTSADMDIAETLRKSKKRVILVANKVENVDKFTLEVLPELYSLGFGEPIPISAEHGLNIDVLLEKIIKTLEEAGHLLDYEPEKEEDNLKVAIIGKPNAGKSSLFNSIVGSDRSLVTEIPGTTRDMVDETIEIDGMPVTFIDTAGMRRKSKVGVKNVEYYSVMRAVDAIERSDICILVIDATLGISNQDQRIAGLVEKRGKGIITVFNKSDLLNEKHKESLLSSFERELYFIDYSPVVFTSATEGFGIDELLDKLFLVAEKIDLRIPTGLLNNLISRYTLSTPPVGRKNKKAKIYYAAQIDTRPPLIMLKVNDPALFTEPYLRGIRSTIRMNIDPFEGTPIFIKLRRKK from the coding sequence GTGGCAACAGTCCTCATCGTCGGAAGACCAAATGTCGGAAAATCCACGCTTTTTAACCGCCTTGTTGGTGGAAGGCGTGCCATAATTGACGACCAGCCTGGTGTTACGCGCGACTTTGTGTTTGGCAGGGTTTTCTGGCAGCATAAGTCTTTCGAGGTTGTCGATACCTGCGGTTTGTTCGATTCTCCCAAAGATATAATCGAAGAAAAGATGAAAGAAGTCACTCTCGCCCTGCTGAGCGAGGGTGACCTTTTGCTTTTTGTAGTCGATGGCAGAAAGGGTCTGACATCGGCGGATATGGATATCGCGGAAACACTCAGAAAATCGAAAAAACGGGTCATTCTGGTAGCGAACAAAGTCGAAAACGTTGACAAATTTACTCTTGAGGTTCTCCCGGAGCTGTACAGCCTGGGGTTCGGAGAACCTATCCCGATTTCAGCCGAACACGGTTTGAATATCGATGTCCTGCTGGAGAAAATAATTAAAACCCTGGAGGAAGCCGGGCATCTGCTGGATTACGAACCCGAAAAGGAAGAAGATAACCTGAAGGTTGCTATCATAGGAAAACCGAACGCAGGAAAATCTTCACTTTTCAATTCGATAGTGGGAAGTGACCGCAGCCTCGTCACCGAGATACCTGGTACCACCCGCGATATGGTTGATGAAACTATCGAAATAGATGGAATGCCTGTCACTTTTATAGACACAGCCGGCATGAGAAGAAAGTCGAAGGTAGGCGTCAAGAACGTCGAGTATTACAGCGTCATGAGAGCTGTGGATGCAATAGAGCGTTCCGATATCTGCATACTCGTCATAGATGCGACACTAGGGATAAGCAATCAGGATCAGAGAATTGCCGGGCTTGTCGAAAAACGCGGTAAAGGGATAATTACCGTTTTCAATAAGAGTGATCTGTTAAACGAGAAACATAAGGAATCACTACTTTCTTCATTCGAACGGGAGCTGTATTTCATTGATTATAGCCCTGTTGTTTTTACTTCCGCGACGGAAGGTTTTGGTATCGATGAACTACTGGATAAGCTCTTTCTTGTCGCTGAAAAGATCGATCTCAGGATCCCAACCGGGTTGCTGAACAACCTGATCAGCAGGTACACCTTATCAACACCGCCTGTCGGGCGGAAAAACAAAAAGGCCAAAATCTATTACGCGGCACAAATTGATACAAGACCCCCTCTGATAATGCTGAAGGTCAACGATCCAGCATTGTTTACGGAGCCATACCTGAGAGGGATAAGATCAACAATAAGAATGAATATTGATCCCTTCGAGGGAACACCAATATTTATAAAGTTGAGGCGTAAAAAATGA
- the asnS gene encoding asparagine--tRNA ligase, translated as MNWVYIRDLKDHIGERVEIRGWLRRKRSSGKIHFLALRDGSGFVQGIVERSSVSEELFKLAKKLKMESSIIARGIVREDPRAPEGVELLIDEIEVVHQPEKDFPINKPDHGIDYLMDHRHLWLRSKRQFHILHIRHEIIRAVRDFYNERGFVLIDTPIFTGSIGESAGNCFEIDYFDYGKAYLAQTGQLYLEAACMALGKVYNLGPTFRAEKSKTRRHLIEFWMNEAEVAYYQHEDNMKLQEELVSYVVQKTIERAANHLHAIGRDISKLEKIEAPFPRITYTDAIKLLQKKGFNVNWGDDIGGDEETAIAEEFDKPVIVERYPRKMKAFYMQPDPENPDVVLCDDMLAPEGYGEIIGASERIWDKELLIERIKEFGLDVESYSWYLDLREYGSVPHSGFGMGIERVVAWIAGLEHVREAIPFARTLYRIHP; from the coding sequence ATGAACTGGGTTTATATACGTGATCTGAAAGACCACATCGGCGAAAGGGTCGAGATACGCGGCTGGCTCAGGAGAAAACGTTCGAGTGGTAAGATACACTTTCTCGCTTTGAGAGACGGTTCCGGTTTCGTTCAGGGAATTGTCGAACGCTCTTCGGTTTCCGAGGAACTCTTCAAACTGGCGAAAAAGCTGAAGATGGAGTCGAGCATAATCGCTCGCGGAATCGTCAGGGAAGATCCCAGGGCTCCCGAAGGTGTTGAACTGCTCATTGATGAAATAGAAGTGGTTCACCAGCCTGAAAAGGATTTCCCGATAAACAAGCCCGACCACGGGATCGATTATCTCATGGACCATCGACATCTCTGGTTGAGATCAAAGAGACAATTCCATATCCTGCACATCAGACATGAGATAATCAGGGCCGTGAGGGATTTCTATAACGAGCGCGGTTTTGTTCTTATCGACACACCAATATTCACCGGGTCTATCGGTGAAAGTGCGGGAAACTGTTTCGAAATCGATTATTTTGACTACGGCAAGGCGTACCTCGCCCAGACAGGGCAGCTTTACCTTGAGGCCGCCTGTATGGCTCTTGGGAAGGTTTATAACCTTGGACCGACCTTTAGGGCGGAGAAGTCAAAAACGAGAAGGCATCTTATAGAATTCTGGATGAACGAAGCGGAGGTTGCCTACTACCAGCATGAGGACAACATGAAACTTCAGGAAGAACTCGTTTCGTACGTTGTCCAGAAGACCATCGAACGTGCTGCTAATCATCTGCACGCCATTGGAAGGGATATCTCTAAACTCGAGAAGATCGAAGCGCCGTTCCCCAGAATCACCTACACCGACGCGATAAAGCTCCTTCAGAAGAAGGGATTCAACGTTAATTGGGGAGACGACATCGGCGGTGACGAGGAAACGGCAATAGCTGAGGAATTCGATAAGCCTGTTATAGTCGAGCGCTACCCGAGAAAGATGAAGGCCTTTTACATGCAGCCCGATCCTGAGAATCCCGACGTGGTTCTCTGTGACGATATGCTGGCTCCGGAAGGCTACGGCGAGATAATCGGCGCTTCTGAGAGGATTTGGGATAAAGAACTGCTTATAGAGCGTATCAAGGAGTTTGGCCTTGATGTGGAATCCTACAGCTGGTATCTCGATTTGCGTGAATACGGCTCTGTGCCGCACAGCGGATTCGGCATGGGGATCGAGAGGGTCGTGGCCTGGATAGCCGGACTGGAGCACGTCAGGGAAGCGATTCCCTTTGCAAGAACGCTTTACAGAATTCATCCGTGA